The genomic DNA GCGATATCGACGCGCCGCGACACCCACACGCTATCGTGCCGTTCGATGTGATCGAGAAAGCGCTGCAGCGCGCGAAAACGTCCCGGCCGCCCGAGAAGCCGGCAGTGCATGCCGATCGACAGCATCTTTGGCGCTTCGTCGCCTTCTTCGTAGAGCACGTCGAACGCATCGCGCAGGTAGGTGAAGAAGTGGTCCGCGGTGTTGAAGCCTTGCGGGGTGGCGAAACGCATGTCGTTGGTGTCGAGCGTGTACGGCACGATCAGTTGCGGTACGGTCTTGCCGCCCGATACTTCGACGTCCATCCAGAACGGCAGGTCGTCGCCGTAGTAGTCGGAGTCATAGAGGAAGCCGCCGTATTCGGCGACCAGCCGATGCGTGTTTGGACTGTCGCGGCCGGTGTACCAGCCGAGCGGCCGCACGCCGGTCACGCGCTCGATCGCCTGCATGCCGAGGCGCATATGGTCCGCCTCTTTCTCCGGCGACATGTCCTGATAGTGAATCCAGCGGTAGCCGTGGCACGCGA from Paraburkholderia sp. HP33-1 includes the following:
- the puuE gene encoding allantoinase PuuE; this translates as MPLDPNYPRDLIGYGRHPVQANWPGRARVAVQFVLNYEEGGENCVLHGDPASEQFLSEIVGAAAYPARHMSMESIYEYGSRAGVWRILREFEKRDLPLTVFGVGMAIERHPEVAQAFVELGHEIACHGYRWIHYQDMSPEKEADHMRLGMQAIERVTGVRPLGWYTGRDSPNTHRLVAEYGGFLYDSDYYGDDLPFWMDVEVSGGKTVPQLIVPYTLDTNDMRFATPQGFNTADHFFTYLRDAFDVLYEEGDEAPKMLSIGMHCRLLGRPGRFRALQRFLDHIERHDSVWVSRRVDIARHWHATHPYQQGSREAAA